The stretch of DNA CAATCGATTGAGGAAAAGTGATTTGAAGGGTGCTCCAGATCTTTTGGAGCCCTTTTTTGTTTTGCTTGAAGACGCTTAAATTCCTGCATCATTTTAGCAAGGGCTCTTTTTTCAATTCGGGAAACATAGCTTCTGGAAATGTTCATTTTGGCCGCAATTTCACGCTGCGTTTCATCTTGATCATTCGTTAAGCCATAGCGGGCAGCGATTACGGACAGTTCTCGTTCATCAAGAACAGAGAGGCACTTTTTCATTTGTTCAATGTCCATTTGAAGGGAGAGGCGGCCTGCGACGTCTTCGTCTTCCGTTTTAAGTAAATCAAGAAGACTGATTTCATTTCCTTCTTTGTCGCGGCCGACTGGATCATAAAGTGATACGTCCTTCTTCGTTTTCTTTAAGGAGCGGAAGTGCATCAGAATCTCATTTTCTATACATCTTGCCGCATAAGTGGCAAGCTTAGTTCCTTTTTTCCCGGAGTAGCTTTCGATGCCTTTGATCAGGCCGATGGTCCCGATAGAAATCAAGTCTTCTGTATCGTGATGGGTTTTCTCGAATTTTTTCACAATATGGGCTACTAAACGGAGATTATGCTCGATCAGCTTGGCACGGGCATTGCGGTCTCCCTGTTCATGAAGCGCCAGGTACTTTCGTTCGTCTTCCGCACTCAGCGGCTGAGGAAACGCATTATGCTTTACATAAGAGACGAAAAAAACCGCTTCCTTCAACAAAAAAGAGAGAGCGGCTGCTAGTTCAATCATGATGATCCCTCCTTTATAGGCATCATATTCGAAGGGGGAGACGGCTATTCCTTTTTGGATCTTTTTTGCGACTGGATTTCCCGCCGCTTCATTTCTTTTTCTATCAAAGCTAGAAAGTCATCATTTAATTTTAGTTTTGTCGCTTTTTTATAAGAAGAAAGAAGTAAGTGATCGGATAATGAGTGCATAGTCTGTCATCTCCAATGTCATTGATTAATTATTTTTTTCAGTTTAACAAAAAAAACCATTAAGAACAATTGTTCTTTTTTCCACAGGATACAGTGGATAAGTGAGGATAACAAGTAGAATAACTAGATTAAACCCTTGAAACAGCTGTGTTAATTTGTGAATAAGGTTATCCACAGAGTAGGATAATGAGAAATATGTCGAAAAGTTTTTGTTCTTAATATTACTTTGTCACATATCGAAAAATCGGCTATGATAGGAGAAGCAAACGAATAGTAGAGGTGTACATTGTGCTGAAATTATTTTTGCCAAATGAGCAGGTAAGAAGTGTACTTGAAATCCAGCCAGAGCGCTTGAAACAAAAAGGAATTAAAGCGATCATAACCGATCTTGATAATACACTCGTTGCCTGGGACAGACCAGATGCAACACCCGAGCTTTTAACTTGGTTTCAAAAAATGCGGGAAGCGGGCATTAAAGTACTGATTGTATCAAACAATAACCAAAAGCGGGTCAGCACGTTTTCAACGCCGCTCGATCTGCCGTTTATTTTTGAAGCGAGAAAGCCGATGGGGCGTGCTTTCAGAAAAGCCATCAAGCTTTTAAGCGTACGAAAAGAAGAAACCGTCGTA from Domibacillus sp. DTU_2020_1001157_1_SI_ALB_TIR_016 encodes:
- the sda gene encoding sporulation histidine kinase inhibitor Sda produces the protein MHSLSDHLLLSSYKKATKLKLNDDFLALIEKEMKRREIQSQKRSKKE
- a CDS encoding YqeG family HAD IIIA-type phosphatase, with the translated sequence MLKLFLPNEQVRSVLEIQPERLKQKGIKAIITDLDNTLVAWDRPDATPELLTWFQKMREAGIKVLIVSNNNQKRVSTFSTPLDLPFIFEARKPMGRAFRKAIKLLSVRKEETVVIGDQLLTDVFGGNRSGIYTILVIPIAATDGFWTRINRKIERRLMTFFQRKGMIQWEERNQ
- the sigK gene encoding RNA polymerase sporulation sigma factor SigK, whose product is MIELAAALSFLLKEAVFFVSYVKHNAFPQPLSAEDERKYLALHEQGDRNARAKLIEHNLRLVAHIVKKFEKTHHDTEDLISIGTIGLIKGIESYSGKKGTKLATYAARCIENEILMHFRSLKKTKKDVSLYDPVGRDKEGNEISLLDLLKTEDEDVAGRLSLQMDIEQMKKCLSVLDERELSVIAARYGLTNDQDETQREIAAKMNISRSYVSRIEKRALAKMMQEFKRLQAKQKRAPKDLEHPSNHFSSID